The proteins below come from a single Triticum aestivum cultivar Chinese Spring chromosome 5D, IWGSC CS RefSeq v2.1, whole genome shotgun sequence genomic window:
- the LOC123122692 gene encoding protein AMEIOTIC 1 homolog isoform X1, which translates to MDAEAVRTTPPSAAHTQDSPMRPQVPRFYYKKRSAVHNTTGKDDSSPKIQPPSSPVSRQSLSTSAIPTYHAAGGFYEIDHDMLPPKSPIHLKSIRVVKVSEYTSHDITVSFPSLLALRSFFSSFRVPSSGPELDERFVMSSNHAARILRHRVAEQELEGEMHQDSFWLVNPCVFDFSASSGPATAQDALSSPEAPPAPPKAPAVSSCLLATLKCDGAGWGVRRRVRYIGRHREVAKEASIGGYETEASVKELQRPAQEDDRRSSIRAKRKRDEAEGSKDKPGNPAKKKKSKAYKSPKKPKRRHVESRDGDPRRGKERWSAERYAAAERSLLEIMRSSGATLGAPVMRQALREQARKRIGDTGLLDHLLKHMAGRVPDGSTDRFRRRHNADGAMEYWLEPAELAEVRRQAGVADPYWVPPPGWKPGDDVSPAAGDLLIKRQTEELAEELNDVKRNMEQLSSNMVELGKEAKSEAERAYSSWKEKYQKVVNANEKLEKQVSSLKDTYENVVQKHSKLKKEVRSLKDKYDFVVEKNDKLEEQMASLSSSFLSLKEQFLLAENGEKLKRIAIEEVGVGQNEGRRALDFGGGDQSQSQSQSQSQSRQRSDVSAGEKRTARKSSFRICKPQGTFLWPSSTGTDMSGSGGGSSGISMDHHQLPRIGRATAVEVVMAEEQAMLGAGDYFSTPPSASSTTNAGKLLALPSPRSPLQPQPLFTAGFTVPALHPFAGLTLRHMDSPSSPCGASLLQQGGRRMAMPNLEVGGMSTVGTDLALATPSYC; encoded by the exons ATGGACGCGGAGGCGGTGAGGACCACTCCTCCGTCCGCGGCTCACACGCAGGACTCCCCCATG AGGCCACAGGTGCCCAGGTTCTACTACAAGAAGAGGTCTGCAGTCCACAACACAACTGGCAAGGATGATAGCAGCCCCAAGATCCAACCGCCCAGCTCGCCCGTCAGCAGACAGAGCCTGTCAACCTCTGCCATCCCCACCTATCATGCTG CAGGAGGGTTCTACGAGATCGACCACGACATGCTGCCCCCCAAATCTCCAATCCATCTCAAGTCCATACGCGTGGTTAAG GTGAGCGAGTACACGAGCCACGACATCACTGTGAGCTTCCCGTCCCTCCTGGCGCTGCGGAGCTTCTTCTCCTCGTTCCGGGTGCCCAGCTCCGGGCCAGAGCTTGACGAGCGCTTCGTCATGAGCAGCAACCACGCCGCGCGCATCCTGCGCCACCGGGTGGCCGAGCAGGAGCTCGAGGGCGAGATGCACCAGGACAGCTTCTGGCTTGTCAACCCCTGCGTCTTCGACTTCAGCGCGTCGTCTGGCCCAGCAACGGCACAGGACGCGCTGTCGTCGCctgaagctccgcctgctccgcccaAGGCGCCGGCGGTCAGCTCCTGTCTCCTCGCCACCCTGAAGTGCGATGGCGCCGGGTGGGGCGTGCGGCGCCGCGTCAGGTACATTGGCCGGCATCGCGAAGTTGCCAAGGAGGCCAGCATCGGCGGCTACGAAACAGAGGCCAGCGTCAAGGAGCTGCAGCGCCCGGCTCAGGAAGATGACAGGAGGAGCTCAATCAGAGCCAAGAGGAAGCGGGACGAGGCAGAGGGAAGCAAGGACAAGCCCGGCAAcccggcgaagaagaagaagagcaaggcatACAAGAGCCCCAAGAAGCCGAAGAGGCGCCACGTGGAGTCTagagacggcgaccctcggcgcgGCAAGGAGCGGTGGTCGGCCGAGCGGtacgcggcggcggagaggagcctGCTCGAGATCATGCGCTCCAGCGGCGCCACCCTCGGCGCCCCGGTGATGCGGCAGGCGCTGCGGGAGCAAGCCCGCAAGCGCATCGGCGACACCGGCCTCCTGGACCACCTGCTCAAGCACATGGCCGGGAGGGTGCCCGACGGCAGCACGGACCGGTTCCGGCGCCGTCACAACGCGGATGGCGCCATGGAGTACTGGCTGGAGCCAGCCGAGCTGGCGGAGGTGCGCCGGCAGGCCGGCGTGGCTGATCCGTACTGGGTGCCGCCGCCCGGGTGGAAGCCCGGTGATGACGTGTCCCCAGCTGCCGGTGATCTCCTGATTAAGAGGCAGACGGAGGAGCTCGCTGaggagctcaatgatgtcaaaag GAACATGGAGCAACTGAGTTCTAACATGGTGGAACTGGGCAAGGAAGCGAAATCTGAGGCTGAAAGAGCTTACAGTTCATGGAAG GAGAAGTACCAGAAGGTGGTTAACGCAAATGAAAAGCTAGAGAAGCAGGTGTCGTCTTTGAAG GACACCTACGAGAATGTGGTTCAGAAACACAGTAAGTTAAAGAAGGAGGTGCGGTCACTGAAG GATAAGTATGATTTTGTAGTTGAAAAGAACGATAAGCTGGAGGAGCAGATGGCTTCTCTCTCCAGCTCCTTCTTGTCTTTGAAG GAACAATTTCTGTTGGCAGAAAATGGAGAGAAGCTGAAGCGTATTGCAATAGAGGAGGTGGGTGTGGGTCAGAACGAGGGCAGGCGGGCGCTAGATTTTGGTGGTGGTGACCAGAGCCAGAGCCAGAGCCAGAGCCAGAGCCAGAGCAGGCAGCGTTCAGATGTTAGCGCCGGCGAGAAGAGGACGGCCAGGAAGAGCAGCTTCCGCATCTGCAAGCCACAGGGCACGTTCCTGTGGCCAAGCAGCACCGGCACCGACATGAGCGGGAGCGGGGGCGGCAGCAGCGGCATCAGCATGGACCACCACCAGCTCCCCCGCATCGGCCGTGCCACAGCAGTTGAGGTGGTGATGGCAGAGGAGCAGGCGATGCTGGGGGCGGGGGACTACTTCTCCACGCCGCCATCGGCGTCGTCCACCACCAACGCCGGCAAGCTGCTGGCCCTGCCCAGCCCGAGGTCACCCCTCCAGCCACAGCCCCTCTTCACCGCAGGGTTCACCGTCCCGGCCCTGCACCCCTTCGCCGGCCTCACCTTGCGCCACATG GATTCGCCGTCGTCGCCCTGCGGTGCTAGTCTGCTGCAGCAGGGGGGGAGGAGGATGGCCATGCCCAACCTGGAGGTCGGAGGGATGAGCACCGTGGGCACGGACCTGGCCCTCGCCACTCCCTCCTACTGCTGA
- the LOC123122691 gene encoding elongation factor-like GTPase 1: MAAAESTALPADPRRVRNTCILAHVDHGKTTLADHLVASCGDGLLHPRLAGRLRFMDYLDEEQRRAITMKSAAVLLRYGDGPAAHRVNLIDSPGHIDFCSEVSSAARLSDSALILVDAVEGVHIQTHAALRQAFLERLRPCLVLNKLDRLITELHLTPAEAYTRLHRILADVNSIYSALRSHSYFSVLASLEDQPSSSSSASQDDLPDDADDDEEDAFQPQKGNVVFACALDGWGFRIHHFAELYATKLGASASALLRGFWGPRYLDKKVDKKGKKNFMIVGKKAVEGTDREPMFVEFILKPLWKLYEGVLGQDGEIVQKVISNFKLNIPQRELQNKDPKLVLQSVMSRWLPLADAVMAMVVECTPDPVVAQGARVARLMPKRELATEDAAGCAEVVLEAERVRRCVETCDAGADSPVVVYVSKMFAVPCKMLPPKGVHGELLNHEDASESEECFMAFARVFSGVLRAGQKVFVLSGLYDPLKGDAVQKHVQEIELQYLYEMLGQGLRPVASVSAGNVVAIQGLGQHILKSATLSSTKNCWPFSSMMFQVSPMLKVAIEPANPTDLGALVKGIKLLNRADPFVEYTVTHRGEHILAAAGEVHLERCKKDLEERFAKVKLVVSDPLVSFKETIEGEGAGLLEGLKAPHAFVERTTPNGRCTVRVQVLRLPNALTKVLQESDQLLGQIMEGKTAKRSVMLNPQISQDDCDSVAMLRQRMVSAIDSELEAISEQVDKEKLQKYRKTWLGYLKRIWSLGPWQVGPNFLLLPDVESSDGVITMEDGRQGILVRGRADFSERLGFVSGSDAEANHTPDSSKSSADTPESLHLESVALRNSILSGFQFATNAGPLCDEPMWGLAFIIEPYIFADNSDAAHQSDQYNIFSGQVITAVKEACRAAVLQNNPRLVEGMYFCELTTPTQQLGSTYAVLGRRRAKILKEEMQEGTSVFTVHAYLPVAESIGFSSQLRTLTSGAASALLVLSHWDAIQEDPFFVPKSQEEIEEFGDGASIGPNLAKKLMNSVRRRKGLHVEEKVVEHGTKQRTLSRKT, from the coding sequence atggcggcggcagagagcacggCGCTGCCGGCGGACCCCCGGCGCGTCCGCAACACGTGCATCCTGGCGCACGTCGACCACGGGAAGACCACGCTGGCGGACCACCTCGTCGCCTCCTGCGGCGACGGCCTGCTCCACCCCAGGCTCGCCGGCCGCCTCCGCTTCATGGACTacctcgacgaggagcagcgccgGGCCATCACCATGAAGTCCGCCGCCGTGCTCCTCCGCTACGGCGACGGCCCCGCCGCGCACCGGGTCAACCTCATCGACTCCCCGGGCCACATCGACTTCTGCTCCGAGGTCTCCTCCGCCGCGCGCCTCTCCGACTCGGCGCTCATCCTCGTCGACGCCGTCGAGGGCGTCCACATCCAGACCCACGCCGCGCTGCGCCAGGCCTTCCTCGAGCGCCTCCGCCCCTGCCTCGTCCTCAACAAGCTCGACCGCCTCATCACCGAGCTCCACCTCACCCCCGCCGAGGCCTACACGCGCCTGCACCGCATCCTCGCCGACGTTAACTCCATCTACTCCGCGCTGCGGTCGCACTCCTACTTCTCCGTCCTCGCCTCCCTCGAGGACCAACCGTCCTCCAGCTCGTCAGCCTCGCAGGACGATCTCCCGGACGAtgctgatgacgacgaggaggacgccTTCCAGCCCCAGAAGGGCAATGTCGTCTTCGCCTGCGCCCTCGATGGCTGGGGCTTCCGCATCCACCACTTCGCTGAGTTGTACGCCACCAAGCTTGGCGCCAGCGCCTCTGCTTTGCTGAGAGGATTTTGGGGGCCGCGATACTTGGACAAAAAGGTGgataagaagggtaagaagaatttTATGATTGTGGGAAAGAAGGCGGTGGAGGGTACTGACCGGGAGCCCATGTTTGTGGAGTTCATTCTGAAGCCCCTATGGAAATTGTACGAGGGAGTGCTGGGGCAGGACGGGGAGATAGTTCAGAAGGTCATTAGCAACTTCAAATTGAACATTCCGCAGCGGGAGCTGCAGAACAAGGACCCAAAGTTAGTTTTGCAGTCTGTGATGAGCCGGTGGCTGCCGCTGGCAGATGCAGTGATGGCAATGGTGGTCGAATGCACTCCTGACCCTGTTGTCGCTCAAGGGGCCAGGGTTGCAAGGCTTATGCCAAAGAGGGAGCTTGCAACAGAGGATGCTGCTGGTTGCGCTGAGGTTGTCTTGGAGGCAGAGAGGGTGAGAAGGTGTGTGGAGACCTGTGACGCGGGTGCAGATTCACCGGTGGTGGTGTATGTGTCGAAGATGTTTGCGGTGCCATGTAAGATGTTGCCACCGAAGGGGGTGCATGGCGAGTTGTTGAACCACGAGGATGCAAGTGAATCAGAGGAGTGTTTTATGGCATTTGCGAGAGTGTTTAGCGGGGTTCTTCGTGCAGGGCAGAAGGTTTTTGTGCTGTCGGGGTTGTATGATCCACTGAAAGGGGATGCAGTGCAGAAGCATGTACAGGAGATTGAGCTGCAATACTTGTATGAAATGCTGGGGCAGGGCTTGAGGCCAGTTGCCAGTGTGAGTGCTGGGAATGTGGTTGCAATTCAGGGCCTTGGGCAGCATATATTGAAGAGTGCCACATTGTCATCCACCAAGAATTGCTGGCCCTTCTCAAGTATGATGTTCCAGGTGTCTCCGATGCTTAAGGTTGCAATTGAGCCCGCCAACCCGACGGATCTGGGAGCTCTTGTTAAAGGGATCAAGCTTCTTAACCGAGCAGACCCATTTGTTGAGTACACTGTCACGCACAGGGGTGAACATATCCTTGCCGCAGCTGGGGAGGTTCATTTGGAGCGGTGCAAAAAGGATCTGGAGGAAAGGTTTGCAAAGGTTAAATTGGTCGTTTCGGACCCCCTGGTCTCCTTTAAAGAGACGATCGAAGGAGAAGGTGCTGGCTTACTGGAAGGCTTGAAGGCTCCGCATGCATTCGTTGAGAGGACTACTCCAAACGGGAGATGCACTGTGAGAGTTCAGGTCCTAAGACTTCCCAATGCTCTGACTAAGGTCCTCCAAGAAAGTGATCAACTGCTTGGTCAAATAATGGAGGGGAAAACAGCAAAGAGGAGTGTAATGTTAAACCCACAAATTTCTCAAGATGATTGTGATTCTGTTGCGATGCTTAGGCAGCGCATGGTCAGTGCAATAGACAGTGAATTGGAGGCCATTTCTGAGCAAGTGGATAAAGAAAAACTTCAGAAGTATAGAAAGACATGGCTTGGCTACCTCAAAAGGATCTGGTCCTTGGGTCCTTGGCAGGTTGGCCCAAACTTCCTTCTCTTGCCTGATGTTGAATCAAGTGATGGTGTGATAACCATGGAAGATGGAAGGCAAGGTATTCTTGTGCGTGGTAGAGCAGATTTTTCTGAGAGATTGGGGTTTGTGAGTGGATCTGATGCTGAAGCTAACCATACTCCTGACAGCAGTAAATCATCAGCAGATACTCCTGAATCGTTACATCTAGAATCTGTGGCACTAAGGAACAGCATTCTTTCAGGATTTCAGTTTGCCACGAACGCAGGGCCTTTATGTGATGAACCAATGTGGGGTCTGGCATTTATCATTGAGCCTTACATATTTGCTGACAACTCTGATGCTGCCCATCAATCTGATCAATACAACATCTTCAGTGGCCAAGTAATAACCGCAGTTAAAGAAGCATGCCGAGCAGCCGTTCTTCAGAACAACCCAAGGCTTGTCGAAGGCATGTATTTCTGTGAATTGACCACCCCGACTCAGCAACTAGGTTCAACATATGCAGTTCTTGGTAGGAGACGAGCGAAGATTTTGAAAGAAGAGATGCAAGAAGGGACTTCAGTATTTACAGTGCATGCTTACTTGCCTGTTGCCGAGAGCATTGGATTTTCTAGTCAGCTCAGGACATTAACATCAGGTGCAGCCAGCGCGCTGCTTGTTCTTAGCCACTGGGATGCTATTCAGGAGGACCCTTTTTTTGTCCCAAAGTCACAGGAGGAGATTGAAGAGTTTGGAGATGGGGCAAGCATTGGGCCAAACTTGGCTAAGAAACTTATGAATTCCGTGAGGCGGAGGAAAGGATTGCACGTTGAAGAGAAAGTTGTGGAGCATGGCACGAAACAGCGAACTCTCTCTAGGAAAACATAG
- the LOC123122692 gene encoding protein AMEIOTIC 1 homolog isoform X2, giving the protein MDAEAVRTTPPSAAHTQDSPMRPQVPRFYYKKRSAVHNTTGKDDSSPKIQPPSSPVSRQSLSTSAIPTYHAGGFYEIDHDMLPPKSPIHLKSIRVVKVSEYTSHDITVSFPSLLALRSFFSSFRVPSSGPELDERFVMSSNHAARILRHRVAEQELEGEMHQDSFWLVNPCVFDFSASSGPATAQDALSSPEAPPAPPKAPAVSSCLLATLKCDGAGWGVRRRVRYIGRHREVAKEASIGGYETEASVKELQRPAQEDDRRSSIRAKRKRDEAEGSKDKPGNPAKKKKSKAYKSPKKPKRRHVESRDGDPRRGKERWSAERYAAAERSLLEIMRSSGATLGAPVMRQALREQARKRIGDTGLLDHLLKHMAGRVPDGSTDRFRRRHNADGAMEYWLEPAELAEVRRQAGVADPYWVPPPGWKPGDDVSPAAGDLLIKRQTEELAEELNDVKRNMEQLSSNMVELGKEAKSEAERAYSSWKEKYQKVVNANEKLEKQVSSLKDTYENVVQKHSKLKKEVRSLKDKYDFVVEKNDKLEEQMASLSSSFLSLKEQFLLAENGEKLKRIAIEEVGVGQNEGRRALDFGGGDQSQSQSQSQSQSRQRSDVSAGEKRTARKSSFRICKPQGTFLWPSSTGTDMSGSGGGSSGISMDHHQLPRIGRATAVEVVMAEEQAMLGAGDYFSTPPSASSTTNAGKLLALPSPRSPLQPQPLFTAGFTVPALHPFAGLTLRHMDSPSSPCGASLLQQGGRRMAMPNLEVGGMSTVGTDLALATPSYC; this is encoded by the exons ATGGACGCGGAGGCGGTGAGGACCACTCCTCCGTCCGCGGCTCACACGCAGGACTCCCCCATG AGGCCACAGGTGCCCAGGTTCTACTACAAGAAGAGGTCTGCAGTCCACAACACAACTGGCAAGGATGATAGCAGCCCCAAGATCCAACCGCCCAGCTCGCCCGTCAGCAGACAGAGCCTGTCAACCTCTGCCATCCCCACCTATCATGCTG GAGGGTTCTACGAGATCGACCACGACATGCTGCCCCCCAAATCTCCAATCCATCTCAAGTCCATACGCGTGGTTAAG GTGAGCGAGTACACGAGCCACGACATCACTGTGAGCTTCCCGTCCCTCCTGGCGCTGCGGAGCTTCTTCTCCTCGTTCCGGGTGCCCAGCTCCGGGCCAGAGCTTGACGAGCGCTTCGTCATGAGCAGCAACCACGCCGCGCGCATCCTGCGCCACCGGGTGGCCGAGCAGGAGCTCGAGGGCGAGATGCACCAGGACAGCTTCTGGCTTGTCAACCCCTGCGTCTTCGACTTCAGCGCGTCGTCTGGCCCAGCAACGGCACAGGACGCGCTGTCGTCGCctgaagctccgcctgctccgcccaAGGCGCCGGCGGTCAGCTCCTGTCTCCTCGCCACCCTGAAGTGCGATGGCGCCGGGTGGGGCGTGCGGCGCCGCGTCAGGTACATTGGCCGGCATCGCGAAGTTGCCAAGGAGGCCAGCATCGGCGGCTACGAAACAGAGGCCAGCGTCAAGGAGCTGCAGCGCCCGGCTCAGGAAGATGACAGGAGGAGCTCAATCAGAGCCAAGAGGAAGCGGGACGAGGCAGAGGGAAGCAAGGACAAGCCCGGCAAcccggcgaagaagaagaagagcaaggcatACAAGAGCCCCAAGAAGCCGAAGAGGCGCCACGTGGAGTCTagagacggcgaccctcggcgcgGCAAGGAGCGGTGGTCGGCCGAGCGGtacgcggcggcggagaggagcctGCTCGAGATCATGCGCTCCAGCGGCGCCACCCTCGGCGCCCCGGTGATGCGGCAGGCGCTGCGGGAGCAAGCCCGCAAGCGCATCGGCGACACCGGCCTCCTGGACCACCTGCTCAAGCACATGGCCGGGAGGGTGCCCGACGGCAGCACGGACCGGTTCCGGCGCCGTCACAACGCGGATGGCGCCATGGAGTACTGGCTGGAGCCAGCCGAGCTGGCGGAGGTGCGCCGGCAGGCCGGCGTGGCTGATCCGTACTGGGTGCCGCCGCCCGGGTGGAAGCCCGGTGATGACGTGTCCCCAGCTGCCGGTGATCTCCTGATTAAGAGGCAGACGGAGGAGCTCGCTGaggagctcaatgatgtcaaaag GAACATGGAGCAACTGAGTTCTAACATGGTGGAACTGGGCAAGGAAGCGAAATCTGAGGCTGAAAGAGCTTACAGTTCATGGAAG GAGAAGTACCAGAAGGTGGTTAACGCAAATGAAAAGCTAGAGAAGCAGGTGTCGTCTTTGAAG GACACCTACGAGAATGTGGTTCAGAAACACAGTAAGTTAAAGAAGGAGGTGCGGTCACTGAAG GATAAGTATGATTTTGTAGTTGAAAAGAACGATAAGCTGGAGGAGCAGATGGCTTCTCTCTCCAGCTCCTTCTTGTCTTTGAAG GAACAATTTCTGTTGGCAGAAAATGGAGAGAAGCTGAAGCGTATTGCAATAGAGGAGGTGGGTGTGGGTCAGAACGAGGGCAGGCGGGCGCTAGATTTTGGTGGTGGTGACCAGAGCCAGAGCCAGAGCCAGAGCCAGAGCCAGAGCAGGCAGCGTTCAGATGTTAGCGCCGGCGAGAAGAGGACGGCCAGGAAGAGCAGCTTCCGCATCTGCAAGCCACAGGGCACGTTCCTGTGGCCAAGCAGCACCGGCACCGACATGAGCGGGAGCGGGGGCGGCAGCAGCGGCATCAGCATGGACCACCACCAGCTCCCCCGCATCGGCCGTGCCACAGCAGTTGAGGTGGTGATGGCAGAGGAGCAGGCGATGCTGGGGGCGGGGGACTACTTCTCCACGCCGCCATCGGCGTCGTCCACCACCAACGCCGGCAAGCTGCTGGCCCTGCCCAGCCCGAGGTCACCCCTCCAGCCACAGCCCCTCTTCACCGCAGGGTTCACCGTCCCGGCCCTGCACCCCTTCGCCGGCCTCACCTTGCGCCACATG GATTCGCCGTCGTCGCCCTGCGGTGCTAGTCTGCTGCAGCAGGGGGGGAGGAGGATGGCCATGCCCAACCTGGAGGTCGGAGGGATGAGCACCGTGGGCACGGACCTGGCCCTCGCCACTCCCTCCTACTGCTGA